The following is a genomic window from Canis lupus familiaris isolate Mischka breed German Shepherd chromosome 10, alternate assembly UU_Cfam_GSD_1.0, whole genome shotgun sequence.
AGTGACCGCCGTTAAAGCCGGGGTTGGTGGCAGGGCCTCGCTCCGCGCCCAGTCCGCCCGCCCTGCCCGACTTGGCCTGCCGGGCCCTCTCCCACTCCTCGGAGGACATCCCTTCCTCCCTCGCCCATCCCTCTGCTCTTTCGTGATGCTTTATTTCCAAGGTTACTTTGAGGATACTTTGACTTTTGGCTTTGCTACTCAGTCTGTTAATTTCAGAAGCtgtgaatatttcctttttatttatgttttatttcctgaAGACCGTTCTTTGTGTTCTCCTTCCCATTTCATAGTCAATTTGTCCCCAAATGACTTTAACATGGCCAAGAAAAACAGGGCCCCGGAGCACAGAGTCCACCCCTGATTTAAACCCGGTGCCTCTGCTTTCTTTCAGGTCGCTCCCAGGAAAGAAAGTTTCCATAGATCGCTTTAGGCAGCCCTTTGGAGGGGGTagtgaaaaggagagaggggtgctttttttgttttttgttttttctttcttttttttcttttcttttttaagaggaGAGGACGAGGCAGGTGCTGCTGGGTGCTGTCCACCGTTGCCGTGTAGGACTTCCCAGGGTGGGAAAACCCTCGCAAGGAGTGCAGTTTCGGTGCGCTAGGCATCTTCACccttcttgagaaagaaaaagagaaacaaaaaggaaacaccaCCACAGTATAAACGAGATCTCATGATCGCCTCCTTTTTCTCTTGCGGTTTTGTGTgttatatatacgtatataaaaCAGTCTGGGTATTGATTACGCTTTTGCTTTGTGTCGCCCCTCCTTCCTCGGACTCCAGCAACGTCTCCTTGGCCCGTGTCTCTCTCCCGTTTCCCTCCAAGGGCGCGCGTGCTTGTCTCTGGGCGGAGGGGAgggcggcggcgcggcccgggcCCGGAGCGGCCCCGGTGTGGGGTCTGCGCGgctgcggcggctgcggcggcggcggcggcggcggcggcggcggcgggggtgggtggcggtgcaggcggctgcggcggcggctgcggcggcggcggcggcgggggcggcggcgggggcggccctcTGAGCGCGGCGCCCCTCGCCCTCACTGCACGCTCGTCTGCAGCCCGTGGTGCGGCGGCGGCGTGTCGGCGCTCACGGTGCCCACCTGCGAGTACACGTCGTCGGGCGTCTGCTGTTGGATGCCGGGCGGCGTCATGCGCTTCTCCTTCTGGCGCCGGTTGCAGAACCACACCCGCACCACCTCCTTCTCGAGCTGCAGGCTGTCGGCCAGGTTGGTGATCTCCTGCGCCGAGGGCTTGGGACACTTGAGGAAGTGGCTCTCGAGCGCGCCCTTGACGCTCACCTCGATGGAGGTCCGCTTCTTGCGCTTGCGGCCCTGCGCCGCGATCTTGTCGATGCTCGTGGGGCTGCCGGTGCTCGAGTCCGCCTCCTCCAGCCACTTGTTCAGCAGCGGCTTGAGCTTGCACATGTTCTTGAAGCTCAGCTGCAGGGCCTCGAAGCGGCAGATGGTGGTCTGCGAGAACACGTTGCCGTACAGCGTGCCCAGCGCCAGCCCCACGTCGGCCTGCGTGAAGCCCAGCTTGATGCGCCGCTGCTTGAACTGCTTGGCGAACTGCTCCAGGTCGTCGGACGTCGGCGTGTCCTCGTCCGAGTGCGGGTCGTGGCTGTTGAGTccgggccccgcgccgccgccgccgtggtGCGGGGGGCCCTGCGCGTGGTGCGGGTGGGGCGGGTGCGGGTGcgcgtggtggtggtggtggtggtggtgctcgGCCAGCTCGGGCGTGTCCCCGCGCACCAGCCCCGGGTGCACCAGGCTCTgggcgccgccgcccgcgccgccgccgccgccgcccgggcccgggGGCGCGCTCAGCATGCCGTTCACCGTGAAGCCCCCGGGCTGCGAGTAGAGCAGGCTCTGGGGCGGCGGCTGCTGGCCCCCGGCCATGGACGGGAggtgcgcggcggcggcggcggcggcggcggcggcggctgcggcggcggcggcgccccaGCCCCCCGGGTGGCCCTGgtgcgggggcggcggcggcggcccgagGTGCGGCGGCCCGCGGTGGTGCAGCGCGGTGCCCGCGTGCAGGTCGTCGCGCCCGGAGCCGCCCTTCACGTCGGGgccctgcggcggcggcggcggcggcggctgcggcggctgcTGGGGGCTGCCGGCCATGCCCACGGCGCTGCCGGACCACGGCGAGCTCGCCtccacggcggcggcggcggcagcggcggcggcggcggcggcgtgggGCAGGGCCGTGACCCACTGGTGCGCGTGGCTCAGCATGTGGCCGCCGTTGCTGGCGGCCATGGCCCCCTGCATGAAGTCGCTCTGGACCATCTTGACGGAGGACGGGTCCCCTCGGTAGGCGCCCGAGGTCACGGCGGCGCTGCCGGGCTGCatgccgcccccgccgccgcccgcgccgccgccgccgcccccgccgccgccgcccccgccgccgccggctcCCGCCGCGTCCGAGTGCACGATGGAGCCGGCCGCCAGCAGGCTGTTCCCCGGCAGGTAGGGGTTAGAAGCCGCCGTGGCCATGCCGCTCCGCTCCCGCCACCCCACCGCCGccaccaccgccgccgccgcagcagcagccgcggccgccgccgccgccgccgccgcgcccccccgccgcccgcctcctcctcctcctcctcctcctcctcctcccccccctcctcccccgcccccgccccgggccccggccggccccgccgcctccgccgccgccgccgccgccgccgcctcctcctccgccgcctccgcccccgccgccgccgccgccgccgcggcccccggcTGCAGCTGCAAGGCCGCTCGGCAGGGCGCGGGGGTCGCCGGCCGGCCTcggtcagcagcagcagcagcagcagcagcaggagcagcgcTCTGGGGAGGGGGGCTCGCTTCTCGGGGCGCGCTCCGTGGCCGCCCCCTTCAGGGGGGGTCGTggccgccccccagccccggcgcGTTCCGCTCGCTCCAGCGGGGCTcgccgggcggggcgcgggcctgCGCTGCGGGCTCTGCGGCGGGGCGCGCCGGCTCCCGCGGCTCCCGCGGCTCCCGCGGCTCCCGCGGCTCCCGCTGGCCTCGGCCCGGGCGCGGGGCTCAGTCCACCTGCTAAGTGAAGACTTCACGGGAGACAACAAAGAAAGCAGCCGCTCCTTTCTTCCTTGGCCAGACCGCGGGTGCTGCCCAGCAGCCGGAGCGCTCCTCGCCTCGCCCgctctctgctctcctcctcaGGAACACATTTCTCTCGCTTTCCTTTGGAGTAGTAAAACTTTTTGTCGTCCTTGAAGGCGTGGTGATGCTGGCGGCTCGCGTGTGCGGAGAGGAGAGGCTGGCTCCTGCTCTCCTCCTCTGGTCCTTGCGTTTCAAGTTTTGTTCTGTCCTAGGAAAACTTCTTGCGATGGTGCATTTCTCTGAAGTTGCTATTGCCGGAGCTCTTGGTTGCCTCTGAAACAAGAGTCCTTTTTCATTCTCCTCGCAACAGTCACAGTCTGATGCGACATCTTTCCTTTTGGGCAGAAATtaggaaacaaatataacaaGGAGAAAAATTGAACAGGAGAAAAATGAGGTCGAATGGCTCTGTTACCTTGTTGCTGGCGGTTGGggctggtgttttatttttttcccagcagttgtctggaggaggaggaggaagaagagtgcattggtggaggtggaggtgtgtgtgtgcatataggGGATCCTTGATACACAACCCACTCCAGTGGGCACGTTGCACGGCTCGCAGGGTGCACCGACGGCGCTGGCGCTGGCCGAGCCGGAGCGGAGTTGCAGCGGGAGCTCGCTCTGCGCCCTCGTTCGCGCTCTCGCTCCCTCGctcactttccctctccctccctctctctctccctcgctctctcactccctctccctcgctCGCCCGCCCGCTCTCGCCGGGATCTGACAGTTcgctctctgtccctccctctcagAGCAGGGACTGTCGAATGTTTACCCTCCGCCGCGAGCGCGCACCCACCACCACACTTTCCCAAATACAAGGAAGTCGAGCACCAGGGCCCCCGCTGATTGGCTACCCGCTGGGTGATTGGCAGGCCCGGAATGACTGGCTCAGGGCGCGCGGCCCCCCTTCCGGCCGTTCCGAttggttgctttttaatttaGGCAGAGCGTCGTAGAAGCTGGAAATCTGTCgtccccccccgcgcccccgcccggcctccctccccctcGCCACTTTCTcctctccgcccctcccccgccaccccctCCGCCACATCTTAACTCTTAGTGTCCGGCCGAGGGGTTGGCGTTCTCTCCGCGGCTCCCGGCGTTCGCTACCAGTCTGAGAAGCGGGGAtgaaaggggagaggaaggaggggagaggagaggagagcagagggagggagggagggaggaggaggagggaggaggagggagagggaggggggggttAGGACcaggaggaaaatgaagagaggagagagaggggaaaaaaaaaaaaaaagaaaagaaaagaaagcatgaaaaatAGCCACCTACCCACTTCACCTAGTGCTGCGTCGCgtggccgcccgccccgcccctcccccacccgagGTTTGTAGCGCGCGCGGCGCGGATGCACCCTTCACGCTGATACCTAGAGGCAGACGGATCCCCAGTGGTTTCAAAGTTTCCCCTTTCCTTCACCAGCCGGCCCCCGTCTCTGCCTCGGCGGGGGTGGAAAGGGAGAGCTCGCATCGCCCAGGGCTCGGGTCGCGGCCGCGCTCCCTGGAAATCCGCCACCGCAACTTTCCGCAGCCGCCGCGCGCCGGCGGCGGCCCCCTTTGTTTAAGTTCTCGGATGCCATCATCTGGGGAACCTGCAGCCCAGGACCAGCGCGGTGCCCGCGCGTGCGAGACGGACCGCTCGCCGCCGCGGCTCGCtcgctccccacccccctgcctccgcgctctccctccctccttctctcccccctcctctgggATTCGAGCGAGTAGCGAGCGTGTCCTTGTGTGTTTGGAGGGTGCCGGCCAGCGGAGCCCTGCGATGTATTTGAAAAGCAATCAGCTCGACCTTTCCCCATAGATCCATCGTAAGTGTATTCCGCCCCAACGGCTCCAGGAATTCCCATTGCAGCGGGAGCCGGCCTAGAGGACCAGGATCCACTAGCCTAGCCGCGCCCTCCACCGTTTAtattgtgcgtgtgtgtgcatatgtgtgtgtgtatgtatatatatatatatttttttttttttctcctctgtggtTATTAGTGGGGTTTTGCTTGCTCGCTATTCTTAGACACAGCggtgcttttcctttcttttctgttttcagatgGCTTTGCGTAGTGGATGGGCTGGCGGCGACAAACGCATTCTCAGCCCCAGCCCGGCTGAAAGAGTTAAGGGGGACGGGAGGGGGCGCGCGCAGGGTAGGCGGGagaagcgggggtggggggacgcgGCCAAGCGGAAACGCTGCACAGAGGAACCTCAGCgaaccaagaaaaaagagaaagtggcaACGAAAACAAGGGCAAATTGAACCCTCCTCGGGGATTTCCAATGAACTAACCCAACTCGGACATTCAATAAACGCAAGGTTCCTAATGAGTGTGCGTGGGCGTGCAGCCCGCACCCCGGCCGCGGgtgcgcccgccccgcgcccgccccgcgcccgccccagCCCGCCGCCCCAGCCCGCTCCTGCAGCCGGCAGTCCTGAGCTCCAGCGGCCCCGGAGGTAGATGCGGAGCCGCCGGGGTGCTCCGGGTAGCCCGCGGACCCGGCCGCCCGCTCCCGATGAATAATGCCTCCGGCTGGACGCAGTTAGGTGAACTCCATTTAAGCCAGAGCCCAGCCGCAAGCTACGCCTTTGCGTGATCTCAAGATTAACGGTAGACGCGTAGGATTTATGTAGGATCTGGTCCAGCTCCTGCTTGCCGGCTGAGAGATACCGCCGTAGGTAGGTAGGTTTTTAGCAAAGCCATTATTGCTAAGGTGCAGCTCTCTGAGAGGCAGCGGTAACCAAACCCCAAACAGAACGGATTTTTTTCCCTCGACGTCCCCCTAAggttcctttttatatttatgtatgtgtatatgtatatagaaaagATGGAACACAGATTTCATTGAATAAATCTGAGATCTCCAGGTGCAGACGTTTGAATAGTCGGTGCCAGCACCCCGTGTTTTCCTTTCCTGCCGATTTTGCTTGGATCCGGCTCAAAAACCGAGAGAGTCTCGTGGTTTTGTTTACACTGAATGGGGAGGATAGGAACAGAGCCATGGGGCCGCCTTTCATTAATATACAGTGAGGATTTTGTCTAAATTACTGCTATGAATTTCACAGTACACGCTTTCAAAAGCAGTCTCAGGTGGCCTGATGAAACGTGATAGCGCCTCTGCAAACAgatccactttctttcttttcaaggaGGGTGTGTGCGCGCGTATGGGAAGCCCCCCAAAACGCTGTGCTCCTCGATAACAGAAATACAGTTCTGTTCCGAGGTCTGTCCTCCCCCCTCTCCGCGTACTTAGTTCTCGAGTagctccccagcctccccccacccagccccaccccatcCGCCCCCTCCCTTTGCCTAGTGTGATTGttttgtctggaaaaaaaaaaaatccaaagtataTAACAAGGGGAGAACAGTTAGTGCTGATTTTCATTTgcatacattttcatatattttggtgaAAATAATAGACTGGTGGAGAGCTGGGTTTAGAGGAGTCAGTGTAAAGGGAAGACTAAGGATGCATCGGTTCTGGGGAGTTGAGAATATGCCTTCCCCCCCCCaggcacctttaaaaaaataataaaacatcttcttttattttaaaatctaagccGGGAAGTTTGCTCGGTaagtcctttttcattttctttacctgctttctcccttttcccccctcctttccGGTTTATTTATGCTCTTGTAGGTTTGGGAGCTTATTTTCATTGCTTGGGACAAGAGAGGGTTCACAGAGCAACTgttttgaaggaaggaagggaaagtgtGCTGGGGGAGAGTAAAAAAACCCAACCCTgctaaaatattacataaaaagaTGGACTCACTCCAAAGCTCCCCACAGTGAggcatttcactttttttggggtgggggaggagagtgctattaattttaattgttgATTGTGAGGTGGGGGGAAGCCCtagaaaaatgattataaagCACGCAGtattatacatatttcttttttttttttcctagagaatcATAACTAGAGGGGAAGACACCCCCTTTCTGTAGCCAGAACTGATGTGGTGACCCGTGTGTGCTTGTCTGGGATTGCAGTgtgagggggggggggattcctgctgggagcaggggggtggggtgggcttgGCAAAGGAAGGGCTGAGCGACTGCAGTGGAAGgaagcaggggaggaagaggaggcaggaagtCAGTGCACCCCTGGTTAATGCGGAGTCTGGGGAGCAGCCTTAGTTCCTGCCTCCCAGCTCGGGAGTGAAAGTCCATCAGAAAAGAGGGTGATCAATCAAAACTAACCAGGACATCCTACACTTTATTCCCAAAGGACGTTGGAGCTTTATTATCGAAAACTAGATTTTTACTTTGTTGTCCATTTTGACAGCGGttcttgccccccccccaccctaccccccaccGCCACTGTCCCTGGATTTTGTAAAAATTGAGGGGGAAGTTACTTGCTAGGTGCAGTTAATTAGATAAATCTGGCTGGAGGAAATAGCTAGGCCAAGGCCAAG
Proteins encoded in this region:
- the POU3F3 gene encoding POU domain, class 3, transcription factor 3; translation: MATAASNPYLPGNSLLAAGSIVHSDAAGAGGGGGGGGGGGGGGAGGGGGGMQPGSAAVTSGAYRGDPSSVKMVQSDFMQGAMAASNGGHMLSHAHQWVTALPHAAAAAAAAAAAAVEASSPWSGSAVGMAGSPQQPPQPPPPPPPQGPDVKGGSGRDDLHAGTALHHRGPPHLGPPPPPPHQGHPGGWGAAAAAAAAAAAAAAAAHLPSMAGGQQPPPQSLLYSQPGGFTVNGMLSAPPGPGGGGGGAGGGAQSLVHPGLVRGDTPELAEHHHHHHHHAHPHPPHPHHAQGPPHHGGGGAGPGLNSHDPHSDEDTPTSDDLEQFAKQFKQRRIKLGFTQADVGLALGTLYGNVFSQTTICRFEALQLSFKNMCKLKPLLNKWLEEADSSTGSPTSIDKIAAQGRKRKKRTSIEVSVKGALESHFLKCPKPSAQEITNLADSLQLEKEVVRVWFCNRRQKEKRMTPPGIQQQTPDDVYSQVGTVSADTPPPHHGLQTSVQ